The DNA window AAATCGCCAATGGAACATAAACTAAATCCATCACCAACCCATATTTAAATAAATAAATTGATCCGAATAAATATCCAAATATTGCAACAAACGAAATAATTGTCGTCCAAATTAACGGCAGATAAAAAAATGCTAACCCAATTAATATTGAAACAAGTGTAAATAAACTTATGATAACTAATTTAGGAGCAATTGATAATGTTTTTTTTGTAATTAACGTTTGAAGTATATTTGCATGAATTTCAACTCCTGGCATCGCTTTGCCTTTTGATGTTGGTACAAAATATGAATCGTGTAAATCTGTTGAGGTTGCACCAATTAAAACTAATTTATTTTTAAATGCGCTAGGTGCTATTTTTCCTGCAAGAACTTCTTTTGCAGAATAACTTTTAAAACTTCCAGGCGCGCCAACATAATTTATTAAAAATCTTTTTTGTTTTTGTTTGGTTGTTAATTCTACATTCCAAAATTTAGAATATAATACTTCATCAAAACTTTTTTCGTCAGAACTAAGATCTAGATTTATTGCTCGAGTTATACCATCAAAATCAGTTAAAACATTAACATATCCAGTATCTGCTTTAGAAAATTGTTCTATTGGTTTGAGTAATCTTCCACCCACAAAATTTCCATCATCCGTTTTTTCAAACGTAAAAAATTCAGAAGGTAATACTAAATTAACATTTTGTATTGCATTTGATAATCTATTGTCTTCATCAGGAGTAGTTGATTCAAAAAAAGATATATCAACCCCAATAACTTTAGCATCTTCAATATTATTGATCAGATTTGCAAATACGCTTCGTTTCCAAGGCCAATGACCAATTGAATTAATACTAGAATCATCTATTTCAATAATAACTATGGCGTCTAATGCGTCACCTCCACCATATAATGCATCACTTAATTTAAGTTGTATTTGTGATAAAAAACCTATTGAGAAAAGTACAATTAAAACTATCGAACACAATAGTGCAATTCCAATGCAATGTTTTATGTTTAATTTCATTGTTCAAATTATTAATTTAACTTAATATCATTATCGTTTTGTTAACGAATTAATTCTTGTTTGTTCTTTAATTATTTCTTCAGTTGTTAATCTTATTTTTTTTATGGATTCTGTTTGAACAGGAATATTTTCTTCAATAACATCTAAATCTTTACTTCCAGAATCAACATTAGTTAACTCTCGTTCCATAGAAAATCCATACTTTCTTTCCATTTTATCTATTAAGTATTGATTTTTTGCAAGTTCTTTTGATCTTGATTCTTTCATCCTATTAAGTGATTCACTCATTCTTTCAACAACTCGAGTTCTATCAGTTTCATCAACAACTGTTCGCTCTAATTTTTCTGCTCGCAAATCAACTTTTTCTTCTTGTTTTAGAACTATTTTTTCAGCGCCTCTAGTTACTTCGACACTACCTTCTCCAACTATGACTTGATTTACTGTCACTCCAAATGATGTTCCTCGAACACTAGCAATAGATGTTGGTGTTTGTACACTCATACCATTAACTCCCATCATTGTAGTAAATTTATTCCAGGTTTCCCCTGTTTCTTGTTTGATCAGTAAGTGTTCTTTATTCAAATCTGCAATTGACACTTCAGTATTTGGTTCTAAACTTACAAACACACTTTCATATAGAATTATTGACGCTTTTCCATTCGCACCAGTTTTAACTTTATCTTCAAGTCCTAAATTCATATCCTGTTGTGCACTTTGCCAACCATTTCCTGTATTGACAGTTACATCACCTCGTTCTAGATGTAAATATGCAACAGTTACTGGACTTTTGTACAACTTAAAATATCCTGCAACTAGCACTAATAATATAATAACCACAACCGAAACTAAAACAATTTTTAGTGTGTGCTTATGTTTGTTCTCTTTTTTTTGATTTGTGAGCGTCATAACTTAGTTTATTTAGAATTGAGTATATAAATTATTTGGAGAATAAACTAATTTTTAATAAATACAATAACAAATTATGATATAAAAAACAAAAAAAAACAACCAAAAAAATATGTTTAAATTAAGTTCCTCTAAATCCTAAACCATGCCGATATGGTTTTTTTGCATGCGGTGGATTATACATACATTTTTTTTTACAATCTCCTTTCTTACCAGTCCAGTTCTTAATACATTTACGCTTAACATCATCTGAAACTATTTTAGCTTGACGAGTCGTATCTCCATGTAACCTTAATGATGCATATACTTCGTTTGCTTCCCCTCGACAACGATAATGAGATTCATTTTTTTTGCCACAATCACTAACACATACTCCATAGGATTCCCAAAGTTCAGGTATTGCGCGCAGTTTACAATTTGGTTTTTTTGCACTTTTAAGTTTTCGTTCAAGTTCTGCATATTTAGTTTCTAATTTTGCGTATTGTTTAGCAACTTTTTTGATTGCGGAATCTTTAATTGAAACTTTAGAATCACATTCGCCGTGAGTTAATAAATTTGTTAAATCAACTGAATGTTGCGCCCAAAATAATTCGGGAGGAGGTAATTCTTTTTCTAATACTTCTTTTTCTAAATCAGCACTTTGATCTGAAATCACATCGGGGTTATTTCCAAAATATTCTCCAATTAATTGATTAAAAATATTTTTTCCAGATGTACTCCAAAAAGCTGCAACAGTAACAATTCCTGCGCCTACTACAACTACTTTTCCTGCTGTAACTACGTGTTTATTTACCATTTTCTTCCTCCGCTAAAAAAACTTACGAACGCCTAAATATGATAAATAAACCATTTAATGATTGTTCTTATGCTTCTTAAGAAGGTTATACTTCAAAAAAATAAGTATTACTTCATAATCCCCTCAATTTAACTCCTAACTAGTGATTAAAACCAAAAGATTTAAAAACTACGACTGAATTTGAATAAGTATGAGTTTAGACATATTTTGTAAATTATACGAACCTTGGAAAAAAGCAGGAAAAATCATTTATGAAAATGATCATGCTTACGCAATATTATCAGTCACACCTGCAACTCCTGGACATGCAATAGTTATTTCTAAATCTCATGTTGAAACGTTAGACGAATTAAGAGGAGAATCATTAGAAGGATTCGTGGACGCAATACCTGCAACATTAAGTGCAATTCAAGATCTATACCAAACAAATCCTGCAGCACTAGTTGAATTCTATCAAAATTTAAGAGATAATCCTCCCGTACCTGTATCTGCAAAAAAAGCTAAAAAAATGCTGAGACATAAACATTTACTCGCATCACCCGATTGGTCACATAACGTAGGATATAATGTTGGAGAATATGCAGGTCAAATGGTTAATCACTTACACGCACAATTATTTCCTCGCAGAGAGCGCGGTCCTGGAATTGTAACTGCAATGGAAGATTTCTTTAGTCCTGAAATTAAAGCTCAAGCTAAAAAACTTCTGCACACAATAGCACAATATTTTAGATAAATTTCTTTTGACCAATACAACAATAGCCAATTAAAATTAATTCTAATCTATAAGTACAACTACATTGACAGTTAATTGCCAGATATTTCTAAGTAAAATACAAGTATACTTCTATAGTAAGAAAAGCGAAAATTAATCGCGGAGGCATAAAATGAAATCAATTCGAGACTTAAAAAGCACATACGACGGAGCAGATATAGCTAATTTAGTAGAATTCGCAAGCAGAGCTCCAATTATG is part of the Candidatus Woesearchaeota archaeon genome and encodes:
- a CDS encoding adenylate/guanylate cyclase domain-containing protein; amino-acid sequence: MKLNIKHCIGIALLCSIVLIVLFSIGFLSQIQLKLSDALYGGGDALDAIVIIEIDDSSINSIGHWPWKRSVFANLINNIEDAKVIGVDISFFESTTPDEDNRLSNAIQNVNLVLPSEFFTFEKTDDGNFVGGRLLKPIEQFSKADTGYVNVLTDFDGITRAINLDLSSDEKSFDEVLYSKFWNVELTTKQKQKRFLINYVGAPGSFKSYSAKEVLAGKIAPSAFKNKLVLIGATSTDLHDSYFVPTSKGKAMPGVEIHANILQTLITKKTLSIAPKLVIISLFTLVSILIGLAFFYLPLIWTTIISFVAIFGYLFGSIYLFKYGLVMDLVYVPLAILLTYSAETVYFYTTEKKAKLHLKDAFSKYVSPKLVHQIMQKPDILKLGGQKKEITVFFSDIRGFTTISEKLSPEKLVRVLNEYLTEMTVIVKGHEGTVDKFIGDAVMAFWGAPLEQKDHAIRACQTSLDMQFKLKELSKSWKKKGYPEIKIGIGLSTGKAVIGNMGSHSRFDYTAIGDVINLGARLESITKQYGSEIIISKDTKKEIQNKFLTRKLDLVAVKGKKKPVMIYELMCEFEKANLKQKTIVEIYEKGLDFYLNKNWKKAIKEFTYLVKKYGDSPSKVFIERCKLFIKNSPPKNWKGEWIMKSK
- a CDS encoding HIT family protein; translated protein: MSLDIFCKLYEPWKKAGKIIYENDHAYAILSVTPATPGHAIVISKSHVETLDELRGESLEGFVDAIPATLSAIQDLYQTNPAALVEFYQNLRDNPPVPVSAKKAKKMLRHKHLLASPDWSHNVGYNVGEYAGQMVNHLHAQLFPRRERGPGIVTAMEDFFSPEIKAQAKKLLHTIAQYFR